A DNA window from Syntrophobacterales bacterium contains the following coding sequences:
- a CDS encoding prepilin-type N-terminal cleavage/methylation domain-containing protein, translated as MRYAVRLLRPGNVKTRARAWSNLGQGGFTLLEVLVALAILGISVTIIFQLISANLKAVRGSEDYVSAVVRAQTKMREVLEDENLAEKVWSETTVDGYTVDIAVVETFKERTKELQVQLLEVVLTVHWIKDSKRKALTVRSMKMIHRKV; from the coding sequence ATGAGATACGCGGTACGTCTGCTGAGGCCCGGGAATGTAAAGACCCGGGCGAGAGCCTGGTCCAATCTTGGACAAGGAGGGTTCACGCTCCTTGAGGTACTTGTGGCCCTCGCTATACTGGGCATATCGGTGACCATAATTTTTCAGCTTATCTCGGCCAACCTCAAGGCTGTGAGAGGTTCCGAGGATTATGTCTCGGCTGTGGTGCGTGCCCAGACAAAGATGAGGGAAGTGCTGGAGGACGAAAACCTGGCTGAAAAAGTGTGGAGTGAAACTACCGTCGACGGTTACACGGTCGATATTGCCGTGGTCGAGACGTTTAAGGAAAGGACAAAAGAGCTTCAGGTCCAGCTTCTGGAGGTCGTGCTGACAGTGCACTGGATTAAAGACTCAAAGAGGAAAGCTCTGACCGTGAGAAGCATGAAAATGATTCACAGAAAGGTCTAG
- a CDS encoding prepilin-type N-terminal cleavage/methylation domain-containing protein, translated as MKDHLCRLRPSVGAFAWTTVRLGCCNARQSPGFTLLELILVMAIAALILGLGAMFFANTLPGAHLAATGRELTASVRQMKFLAQNRGEDLILTVDLDMKRYGIEGMRMKTVPSDVSIMAVDPIVGQVRNGKYLITFRSTGGVEGGMLVLAARKKVIYIEMDPVVGSVKVRR; from the coding sequence TGCCTGGACGACGGTGCGCCTGGGGTGTTGCAATGCCCGCCAGTCCCCTGGTTTTACCCTCCTTGAGCTGATCCTTGTGATGGCAATCGCCGCCCTCATACTCGGTCTTGGCGCCATGTTTTTTGCGAATACCCTTCCAGGCGCCCATCTCGCCGCAACTGGGCGCGAATTAACGGCGTCCGTCAGGCAGATGAAATTCCTTGCCCAGAACAGAGGGGAAGACCTGATTCTCACGGTGGACCTTGATATGAAGAGATACGGAATTGAGGGCATGCGTATGAAGACCGTACCGTCAGATGTATCCATCATGGCGGTAGACCCTATAGTGGGACAGGTGAGGAACGGGAAGTACCTTATTACATTCCGTTCCACTGGCGGAGTCGAAGGCGGGATGCTTGTGCTGGCTGCGAGAAAAAAGGTCATCTATATCGAAATGGACCCGGTGGTGGGTTCCGTGAAGGTGCGCCGATGA